From the genome of Candidatus Babeliales bacterium, one region includes:
- a CDS encoding class I SAM-dependent methyltransferase codes for MMNYFFYSLVVIAISLFLFFIIWRFVSQKRNIPCPSWLGWMIERDNPFTRLNQSAEIIKSLRLQSGMYVLDAGCGPGRITIPVAKQVTAAGNVTAIDVQKEMLDLTKEKAQQAGLDNIDFVHAALGDGMLEHNIYDRALLVTVLGEIPQQKRALEEVFNALKPGGILSITETIFDPHYQRIKNVRALAKKVGFTQKRIVSDFFSYNLMLEKPLS; via the coding sequence ATGATGAACTATTTCTTTTATAGCCTCGTAGTTATTGCTATCTCGCTGTTTCTATTTTTTATCATTTGGCGGTTTGTTTCTCAAAAACGGAATATCCCTTGTCCGTCATGGCTAGGATGGATGATTGAGAGAGATAATCCCTTTACTAGACTTAATCAATCTGCAGAAATCATTAAGTCGTTAAGGCTACAGAGTGGGATGTATGTACTGGATGCAGGGTGTGGTCCCGGTAGAATTACTATACCTGTGGCTAAACAAGTGACGGCCGCAGGAAACGTGACGGCCATAGATGTTCAAAAAGAAATGCTGGATCTGACAAAAGAAAAAGCACAACAGGCGGGACTTGATAATATTGATTTTGTGCATGCAGCATTAGGTGATGGAATGCTTGAGCATAATATCTACGATAGGGCCTTATTAGTAACGGTTTTAGGAGAAATTCCTCAGCAAAAAAGAGCATTGGAAGAAGTTTTTAATGCGCTAAAGCCAGGAGGTATTCTTTCGATAACGGAAACTATTTTTGATCCACATTATCAAAGAATTAAGAATGTTAGGGCTCTTGCCAAAAAAGTGGGCTTTACGCAGAAGAGAATCGTCTCTGATTTTTTTTCATATAATCTCATGTTAGAAAAACCGCTATCATGA
- a CDS encoding DUF1499 domain-containing protein, with protein MVNITINRLLFGLFVVGIFQPLCGLGVNDGSLTPCDSQWHCVITQNVNGEKPNAEPLTYHCSRQEAQQTLKDILSKFTRTTVVEERPGYIHAICESRLWKFIDDVEFYLPPDLSVIHIRSASRTGIYDFGVNKRRVKRLKRLFSEILVAE; from the coding sequence ATGGTTAATATCACTATTAATCGTCTGTTGTTTGGGCTGTTTGTGGTTGGAATATTTCAACCACTATGTGGTTTAGGTGTCAATGATGGAAGTTTAACACCGTGTGATAGCCAATGGCATTGTGTTATTACTCAAAATGTTAATGGCGAAAAACCAAATGCTGAGCCATTAACATATCACTGCTCTCGACAAGAGGCGCAACAAACTCTGAAAGATATTCTTTCAAAGTTTACACGTACTACTGTTGTCGAAGAGCGACCGGGATATATTCATGCTATTTGTGAGAGTAGATTGTGGAAATTTATTGATGATGTTGAGTTTTATCTTCCTCCTGACCTGTCTGTGATTCATATTCGTTCTGCGTCTAGAACCGGAATATATGATTTTGGTGTTAATAAGAGACGTGTTAAGCGGTTGAAAAGACTATTTTCTGAGATATTAGTTGCAGAGTGA
- the mutL gene encoding DNA mismatch repair endonuclease MutL, with translation MARIRQLPPHEAHKIAAGEVAERPANVLKELLENALDAKATSITVHIEEAGKKLIRVVDNGHGMHRDDAQECFKHHATSKIMSIADLPTIATYGFRGEALSSIAAVSTIILKTKEPDTHEGTHVNLNAGVVDNVTIGACETGTDIAVQKLFYNVPARHKFLKIDATEWRHMLTLFQAYALAHPPLSFKLTHNGTVINICPATTSIQERAQQVLDTSIAPHLIPLQPTTNQDGTLTGVISSHHYARYDRNAIYLFVNKRWIKNLGISRALLKGYLNVLQPGRYPAACICLDLPPQTIDVNIHPRKEEIKLLHPKRIESMVTHAVTQALEMQLSEQLKKTTTVAKVTFNFDEHPFRPHINYTAGSEHTPPPLTFRHVPRVSQTHIQTISEQPQQKIDTEPTWQVLGQAHKTYIILEHEEGIYLLDQHAAHERILYEQFAQRFGSVATVQLLFPTHVTLPPDDCILLMTYQSLLHHHGIIIDHLSSNQIVVTATPVHAKSLNYTELLKIFVSWIHEHKDLDPEGLNKIINEKLHAQMACKAAIKAGDELTHNHMQQLVNDLNKTSNRFSCPHGRPTGWLLTTHDIEKKFKRRL, from the coding sequence ATGGCACGAATACGACAACTTCCACCACACGAAGCACATAAAATTGCGGCTGGCGAAGTCGCAGAACGCCCTGCCAATGTCCTAAAAGAATTACTTGAGAATGCTCTCGATGCAAAAGCGACCAGCATCACAGTGCATATAGAAGAGGCTGGGAAAAAACTCATTCGCGTCGTAGATAACGGCCATGGCATGCACCGTGACGATGCGCAGGAATGCTTCAAACACCATGCAACCAGTAAAATAATGTCGATTGCCGATTTACCCACTATCGCTACTTACGGTTTTCGTGGTGAAGCGCTTTCAAGTATTGCCGCTGTTAGCACTATCATTCTGAAAACAAAAGAACCTGATACACATGAAGGCACCCATGTTAATCTGAATGCAGGAGTAGTTGATAATGTTACCATCGGCGCATGTGAAACAGGAACCGACATTGCCGTACAGAAGCTTTTTTATAATGTTCCAGCGCGACACAAATTTCTGAAGATAGACGCAACCGAGTGGCGACATATGCTAACACTCTTTCAGGCATACGCATTAGCACATCCACCATTAAGTTTCAAACTTACCCACAATGGAACGGTCATCAATATTTGTCCTGCTACAACATCCATACAAGAGCGCGCACAGCAGGTACTTGATACATCGATTGCACCACACCTTATTCCGCTTCAGCCAACAACGAACCAAGATGGAACACTAACGGGTGTCATTTCATCACATCACTACGCACGATATGATCGCAATGCTATCTATCTGTTTGTGAACAAACGATGGATCAAAAATCTGGGCATCTCACGTGCATTATTAAAAGGCTATCTGAATGTTCTTCAGCCTGGGCGTTATCCTGCAGCATGCATTTGCTTAGATCTTCCGCCACAAACTATTGATGTTAACATCCACCCACGTAAGGAAGAAATCAAATTGCTTCATCCAAAACGCATCGAATCCATGGTCACGCATGCAGTTACACAAGCTTTAGAGATGCAGCTTTCAGAACAACTTAAAAAAACCACAACAGTTGCAAAGGTCACATTTAACTTTGATGAGCATCCATTTCGCCCTCACATAAACTACACTGCTGGATCAGAACATACACCACCACCCCTCACATTCCGTCATGTACCACGAGTATCACAGACACACATTCAGACAATTAGCGAACAACCACAACAAAAAATTGATACAGAGCCAACATGGCAGGTACTCGGCCAAGCGCACAAAACATACATCATCCTGGAACACGAAGAGGGAATCTATCTTTTGGACCAGCATGCTGCACACGAACGCATTTTATATGAACAGTTCGCACAACGCTTTGGATCCGTAGCAACGGTACAGTTGCTATTTCCGACACATGTCACCCTGCCACCAGACGATTGCATCCTACTGATGACTTATCAATCATTATTACATCATCACGGCATTATCATTGATCATCTAAGTAGTAATCAGATTGTGGTAACAGCAACACCAGTACACGCAAAATCGCTCAACTATACTGAATTACTTAAAATATTTGTAAGTTGGATTCACGAGCATAAGGATCTTGATCCTGAAGGTTTAAATAAGATCATCAATGAAAAATTGCATGCTCAAATGGCATGCAAGGCTGCGATAAAAGCAGGAGATGAGTTGACGCATAACCACATGCAGCAACTCGTAAATGATCTTAATAAGACCAGCAACAGGTTCTCTTGTCCGCACGGCCGTCCGACAGGATGGCTCCTCACCACACACGATATAGAAAAGAAATTCAAACGCAGACTCTAA
- a CDS encoding PilN domain-containing protein, with translation MMYGTMTQKKKLENSINFINPVPPKKQRAIVVWMYTSMISLFGILAVMSHTYLEKQRDVRRLHADITVLKQQVSGFEDSAQNKRTLIEQKESLTKEFAELKQVMRSWIPFTVVYGLAPILPHDVRLTQVSITETSLSIEGISRDVYALNAFTEKLDTIPSVKKAHLASLASRETDTGDLTTQFCVKAIVEPTEAQLQW, from the coding sequence ATGATGTACGGAACCATGACGCAAAAAAAGAAGCTAGAAAACTCAATTAATTTCATTAATCCAGTTCCACCAAAAAAACAAAGGGCTATTGTTGTATGGATGTATACCTCAATGATTTCTCTCTTTGGAATTCTTGCAGTTATGTCACACACCTATCTTGAGAAACAACGAGATGTACGTAGATTACACGCAGATATTACCGTTCTTAAACAACAAGTATCTGGGTTCGAGGATAGCGCACAAAATAAGCGCACGTTAATCGAACAAAAAGAATCGCTCACCAAAGAGTTTGCTGAACTAAAACAAGTTATGCGATCGTGGATTCCTTTTACGGTTGTATACGGCCTCGCTCCGATCTTGCCCCATGATGTCAGGCTCACTCAAGTGAGCATTACAGAAACATCACTCAGTATTGAAGGCATTTCCCGCGACGTCTATGCACTCAACGCATTTACCGAAAAATTGGATACTATTCCCTCGGTGAAAAAAGCACACCTTGCCTCACTAGCATCACGTGAGACCGATACTGGCGACCTAACAACACAATTTTGTGTTAAAGCAATCGTCGAGCCTACTGAAGCACAGCTTCAATGGTAA
- the prmC gene encoding peptide chain release factor N(5)-glutamine methyltransferase — protein MECLHDLVKTIERQLQERYKDTASRQQAAWWLLARVTGKTKGELLVNATVTLLPEQHNLLKQLIHDHVELHRPLQYIMGTVPFWELEIYVEPPILIPRPETEEWVIGLVEQLLTLEQKHLAILDIGTGTGCISVSLAHALPEATIWASDISSQALALSKKNARHNHVNNIQLIHSDTFSSIPKGQKFDLIVSNPPYISEQEWSTLDPSVTEWEDHKALRADDKGLKIIKEIINGAHAHLKPNDEMKQRGIPQMVIEFGYKQGPAVHQLAQQAGFHNVRLYKDMSGNDRIVYAEL, from the coding sequence ATGGAATGTCTGCACGATCTCGTCAAAACTATCGAGAGACAATTGCAAGAACGATACAAAGATACGGCATCACGGCAACAAGCTGCGTGGTGGCTTCTGGCACGCGTTACTGGAAAAACCAAAGGGGAGCTGTTGGTTAATGCCACTGTTACGCTCTTACCAGAACAACATAACCTATTAAAACAACTTATTCATGATCATGTTGAGCTCCATAGACCACTACAGTACATCATGGGAACCGTTCCATTTTGGGAGCTTGAAATCTATGTAGAGCCACCAATCCTCATCCCACGACCAGAAACTGAAGAATGGGTCATTGGCTTAGTAGAACAATTACTCACCCTTGAGCAGAAACATCTTGCTATTCTAGATATCGGCACTGGTACAGGATGTATCAGCGTCAGCCTAGCACATGCATTACCTGAAGCCACCATATGGGCATCCGATATCTCGTCACAGGCTCTTGCCCTCAGTAAAAAAAATGCACGACATAATCATGTCAATAATATACAACTTATCCACTCAGATACCTTTTCATCCATTCCTAAAGGACAAAAATTTGACCTGATCGTTTCTAATCCTCCATACATTTCTGAACAAGAGTGGAGCACTCTTGATCCGTCAGTCACTGAATGGGAGGATCATAAAGCATTACGCGCCGATGATAAAGGTTTAAAAATTATTAAAGAAATCATTAATGGAGCACACGCACACCTCAAACCAAATGACGAAATGAAACAGCGAGGAATACCGCAAATGGTTATTGAATTTGGGTACAAACAAGGACCTGCTGTACACCAACTAGCTCAGCAGGCAGGCTTTCATAATGTGCGCTTGTATAAGGATATGTCAGGGAACGATAGAATCGTGTATGCGGAGTTATAA
- a CDS encoding ribonuclease HII, whose protein sequence is MKNINHNQFPLKDSFEMDAWKAGNMVCGVDEVGRGCLAGSVLTAAVVLHPHASHPNLKDSKLLDAATRQETAVWIRQHSWYGFGWGSALTIDRLNIYQTTLIAMKRAILQAVTQCGIDRITGILVDAMPLTFSHTFPHVAIHSAPRGEHWSRSIAAASILAKVYRDDHMKRLARSIPGYTLGGHKGYATPHHCQAVVDHGASCIHRMSFLQTILQHSKESDERNQARIC, encoded by the coding sequence ATGAAAAACATAAACCACAATCAATTTCCCCTGAAAGATTCCTTTGAAATGGATGCCTGGAAGGCAGGTAATATGGTCTGTGGAGTCGACGAAGTAGGCCGCGGATGTCTCGCAGGATCCGTACTCACCGCCGCAGTAGTTTTACATCCTCATGCCTCTCACCCCAATCTCAAAGATTCGAAACTTTTAGACGCGGCAACCCGCCAAGAAACTGCCGTCTGGATCCGCCAACACAGTTGGTATGGATTCGGCTGGGGCAGCGCTCTAACTATTGATCGCTTGAATATTTATCAAACAACACTTATTGCCATGAAACGAGCGATTCTGCAGGCGGTAACACAATGCGGCATTGACCGTATCACAGGCATACTTGTCGACGCAATGCCCCTTACCTTTAGCCACACTTTTCCGCATGTAGCCATTCATTCTGCACCTCGCGGAGAGCATTGGTCACGCTCTATCGCAGCCGCATCAATTCTGGCCAAAGTCTATCGAGATGACCATATGAAACGTCTCGCCCGCTCTATTCCTGGGTATACATTAGGAGGACATAAGGGATACGCAACACCACATCACTGCCAGGCCGTTGTTGATCATGGGGCCTCGTGTATTCACCGTATGTCATTTTTGCAGACCATCTTGCAGCATTCAAAGGAATCTGATGAAAGAAACCAAGCACGCATTTGCTGA
- a CDS encoding helix-turn-helix domain-containing protein, with amino-acid sequence MSRSTELRVKELLREKGWTTKILAEKTGMSESYLTHIKNGTRRWNEDSLRKLANAFELSPIELFAQRRKRTDNIDSNVSLPDRSDIELRVQVVPVMGEIPSNPSPYNNQLMQITTGFKDVFVPLLNASDSSMFALSMENNSLSPFAIKGDMIVISPEVWTRSGDIAAVEYGNDTPVKGIMRVTYTDDFIVLESVNQKVAPIALVRGKDHFRIIGRVVQRIQKFI; translated from the coding sequence ATGTCAAGGTCGACAGAATTGCGGGTCAAAGAGTTGCTCCGAGAAAAGGGCTGGACTACCAAGATTCTTGCAGAAAAAACCGGGATGTCAGAGAGTTACCTCACACATATCAAAAATGGTACTCGTCGCTGGAATGAAGATTCTCTCAGAAAATTAGCAAATGCTTTTGAATTGAGCCCTATCGAGCTTTTTGCACAGCGTCGCAAGCGTACGGATAATATTGATAGTAATGTGAGCTTGCCTGATCGATCTGATATAGAACTCAGGGTACAGGTTGTACCGGTTATGGGAGAAATTCCTTCAAATCCATCTCCGTATAATAACCAATTGATGCAGATTACGACAGGATTCAAGGATGTCTTTGTTCCTTTATTAAATGCTAGTGATAGTTCAATGTTTGCTCTAAGCATGGAAAATAATTCCCTTTCCCCGTTTGCAATCAAGGGTGATATGATTGTGATATCTCCAGAAGTGTGGACTCGCTCAGGTGATATTGCGGCAGTTGAGTATGGAAACGATACTCCAGTAAAGGGGATCATGCGGGTGACTTATACGGACGATTTTATTGTGCTTGAATCGGTCAATCAAAAGGTTGCTCCTATCGCCTTGGTTAGGGGTAAGGACCATTTCAGAATTATTGGTCGAGTTGTTCAGCGAATTCAAAAATTTATCTAA